A genomic window from Halobaculum sp. MBLA0147 includes:
- a CDS encoding cobalamin biosynthesis protein, giving the protein MSDLDTASPETAYLWGYVAGDGAVRSGDAPATGESGAESVEAAGLRLTAPDETSAERLAAIAGRSAVEREVTDREYLHDTSITRREESFVVDVAGDFAAAAERFGVPVDGETADETGTEPETGTERETETGSEASEESEPAPAYDFDALADHPRPLLRGIVESTGTVCFKSSSGTVGLSVVHESRQFLRRVQELLDALPVAAPTGDVAEASSGYWFGVDDEAVPAVGAAIYEDCETFELFAPTRRRKLRRSLNQADVEVTARV; this is encoded by the coding sequence GTGAGCGACCTCGACACGGCGTCCCCAGAGACCGCGTACCTCTGGGGGTACGTCGCCGGCGACGGGGCGGTTCGTAGTGGTGACGCGCCCGCTACCGGCGAGAGTGGAGCCGAGAGCGTCGAGGCCGCCGGACTCCGTCTGACCGCACCGGACGAGACGAGTGCGGAACGGTTGGCCGCGATCGCCGGCCGCAGTGCGGTCGAGCGGGAGGTCACCGACCGTGAATACCTACACGACACGTCGATCACCCGCAGAGAAGAGTCGTTCGTGGTCGACGTGGCGGGTGACTTCGCCGCCGCGGCCGAGCGGTTCGGTGTCCCCGTCGACGGTGAGACGGCAGACGAGACGGGAACGGAGCCAGAGACGGGGACAGAGCGGGAAACCGAGACGGGATCGGAAGCGAGCGAAGAGTCGGAGCCGGCGCCGGCGTACGACTTCGACGCGCTCGCAGACCACCCGCGCCCCCTACTCCGCGGGATCGTCGAGTCGACTGGGACCGTCTGTTTCAAGTCCTCGAGCGGCACCGTCGGGCTCTCCGTCGTCCACGAGAGTCGGCAGTTCCTCCGGCGAGTGCAGGAACTCCTCGACGCGCTCCCGGTCGCGGCGCCGACGGGCGACGTCGCAGAGGCGTCCTCCGGCTACTGGTTCGGCGTCGACGACGAGGCCGTCCCGGCGGTCGGAGCGGCGATCTACGAGGACTGCGAGACGTTCGAGCTGTTCGCACCGACACGCCGCCGGAAACTCCGCCGGAGTCTCAACCAAGCCGACGTGGAGGTGACGGCGCGTGTCTGA
- a CDS encoding ferredoxin, whose amino-acid sequence MTDSNTETTARYRVTVDREACDGVFACLTRDPRFVEDDAGLATLDPDADPAPPAGSDDGEITETAERVVGEFVDHRVQEAEQAAAACPFDAIDVTELEAATDGGEES is encoded by the coding sequence ATGACGGACTCGAACACCGAGACCACCGCACGCTACCGCGTCACCGTCGACCGCGAGGCGTGTGACGGCGTGTTCGCGTGTCTGACCCGCGATCCACGGTTCGTCGAAGACGACGCCGGACTGGCGACGCTGGACCCGGACGCAGACCCCGCACCACCCGCCGGCAGCGACGACGGCGAGATCACGGAGACCGCCGAGCGGGTCGTCGGAGAGTTCGTCGACCACCGCGTCCAGGAGGCGGAGCAGGCCGCCGCCGCGTGTCCGTTCGACGCGATCGACGTGACCGAACTCGAGGCTGCGACGGACGGAGGTGAGGAGTCGTGA
- the cobJ gene encoding precorrin-3B C(17)-methyltransferase: MSTDDTTTETDAPTDGQTRTADAERAGTAATTETGTEAEVGTETEIETETETTERSESICGGADAAEVGPKDPGDTEDTATADTAEQTTADAGSTTSSCGGATEPESSACGASGSADASASSSSCGASTDDDTVEQEVGATVDDFEGDAGSLTAVGLGPGQPEGMTERATRALADAEHIVGYTTYVELLPDEITDDAEEIYDTPMCGEVSRTEEAIDRALAGNDVAIVGSGDPNVYALAGLALEITESKGATASMLDFEVVPGVPAAQSCGARLGAPLVNDSVSVSLSDHLTPMEEIESRLHAVAGEGFTISIYNPWSRKRRENFQRACEILREHRADDTPVGIVHGAGREDEAVEITTLGELPSYGETELVDMTTTLVIGNEETYVWDGRMVTPRGYETKYDY, from the coding sequence ATGAGTACGGACGACACCACCACGGAGACGGACGCACCGACGGACGGACAGACACGGACTGCGGACGCGGAACGGGCGGGTACCGCGGCGACGACCGAGACGGGGACAGAGGCCGAGGTAGGGACCGAGACCGAGATAGAGACAGAGACCGAGACGACGGAACGCAGCGAGTCGATCTGCGGCGGTGCGGACGCCGCCGAGGTCGGACCGAAGGACCCGGGCGACACCGAGGACACGGCGACCGCCGACACAGCGGAGCAGACGACCGCCGACGCGGGGAGCACCACGTCTTCCTGCGGTGGCGCGACGGAGCCGGAGTCGTCGGCGTGCGGCGCGAGCGGATCGGCAGACGCGTCGGCTTCCTCGTCGTCTTGCGGCGCGAGCACGGACGACGACACGGTCGAGCAGGAGGTCGGCGCGACCGTCGACGACTTCGAGGGCGACGCTGGGAGTCTCACCGCCGTCGGGTTGGGACCGGGCCAACCAGAGGGGATGACGGAGCGAGCGACCCGCGCACTCGCGGACGCCGAGCACATCGTCGGGTACACGACCTACGTCGAGTTGCTGCCGGACGAGATCACCGACGACGCCGAGGAGATCTACGACACGCCGATGTGCGGCGAGGTGTCGCGGACGGAGGAGGCGATCGACCGCGCGCTCGCCGGCAACGACGTGGCCATCGTCGGCAGCGGCGACCCGAACGTGTACGCGCTGGCGGGGCTGGCACTCGAGATCACGGAGTCGAAGGGCGCCACGGCGTCGATGCTAGACTTCGAAGTCGTGCCCGGGGTGCCGGCGGCACAGTCCTGCGGGGCGCGGTTGGGTGCGCCACTCGTCAACGACTCCGTCAGCGTGTCGCTGTCGGACCACCTGACGCCGATGGAGGAGATCGAGTCGCGACTCCACGCCGTCGCCGGCGAGGGGTTCACCATCTCGATCTACAACCCGTGGAGCCGCAAACGACGCGAGAACTTCCAGCGCGCCTGCGAGATCCTCCGCGAGCACCGCGCCGACGACACCCCGGTCGGGATCGTCCACGGCGCAGGTCGCGAAGACGAGGCCGTCGAGATCACGACACTCGGCGAGTTGCCGTCGTACGGCGAGACGGAGTTGGTGGACATGACGACGACGCTGGTGATCGGCAACGAGGAGACGTACGTGTGGGACGGTCGGATGGTCACCCCGCGCGGCTACGAGACGAAGTACGACTACTGA
- a CDS encoding precorrin-3B C(17)-methyltransferase — translation MSDAAESRSAAAGSPPEEYGTLYVVGIGPGLPDHATKRAVDVIESADCVIASDLYQAFLREDGTLPPEDAGAGGGSGEGGDATASDDTGADEDARVGDDTDGEPAVDPRPDQEVVRSSMGRQVELAREAFERVRDGQDVAHVSGGDPNVYGKSDLLYLMADEEDATDVPIEIVPGVTAALGGAANLGAPLSNDFCTISLSDKWRGWDEIAEKLRAAAISGFVIVLYNCWRDYERAIEVLREERADDVPVAIVDDAGRDDAGRNADGETETLTTLGEVTAHADEIGGMGTSILIGTHETDVWRNDYREFLVTPRGGRDVEDF, via the coding sequence GTGAGCGACGCCGCGGAGTCCAGGAGCGCGGCCGCCGGGTCACCACCCGAGGAGTACGGGACGCTGTACGTCGTCGGGATCGGACCGGGGCTCCCGGATCACGCGACGAAGCGGGCAGTGGACGTGATCGAGTCCGCCGACTGCGTGATCGCGTCGGACCTCTACCAAGCGTTCCTCCGCGAGGACGGCACGCTGCCGCCCGAGGACGCCGGAGCGGGCGGCGGCAGCGGAGAAGGCGGTGACGCCACCGCGAGCGACGACACCGGAGCGGACGAAGACGCCCGGGTGGGCGACGACACCGACGGCGAGCCCGCCGTCGATCCGCGACCGGATCAGGAGGTAGTGCGGTCGAGTATGGGACGGCAGGTGGAGTTGGCGCGGGAGGCGTTCGAGCGCGTCCGCGACGGACAGGACGTGGCGCACGTCTCCGGCGGCGACCCGAACGTGTACGGGAAGTCGGACCTGCTGTACCTGATGGCCGACGAGGAGGACGCGACGGACGTCCCCATCGAGATCGTACCGGGTGTGACCGCGGCACTCGGCGGGGCGGCGAACCTCGGCGCGCCGTTGTCGAACGACTTCTGCACGATCTCGCTGTCGGACAAGTGGCGCGGCTGGGACGAGATCGCGGAGAAGCTGCGGGCGGCGGCGATCAGCGGCTTCGTGATCGTGCTGTACAACTGCTGGCGCGACTACGAGCGGGCGATCGAGGTGCTCCGCGAGGAGCGGGCCGACGACGTGCCCGTCGCGATCGTCGACGACGCCGGCCGCGACGACGCCGGGCGCAACGCAGACGGCGAGACGGAGACACTGACGACGCTCGGCGAGGTGACCGCCCACGCCGACGAGATCGGCGGGATGGGCACCTCGATCCTGATCGGCACCCACGAGACGGACGTGTGGCGCAACGACTACCGCGAGTTCCTCGTCACGCCGCGTGGCGGTCGTGACGTGGAGGACTTCTGA
- the cbiG gene encoding cobalt-precorrin 5A hydrolase — protein sequence MSTDDTTTTEESTTADDTTQTETVPDEEQTEPDREQTAADDDTTESESSGGHCSTADSDGEVAETLGIVAFERKLETAREVRDGLADEYETIEILEYHGDVFAEYWGEFDCFLGLMASGIAMRKTAPLLDDKWDDPAVVVADEELTWGIPLTGGHHGANQVADDLAGLGAVPATTTASEAAGKQGVEERAKALDAHVVNGDSTVATNLAVLDDELGPVARLDGPAAVIADEDVTVLKRNDPDGVVLGTGSVAGADAEQFHAAWESALDGTGYTLDDVSFVATGTRKEEEPGLLAAAGELGVGVVSFEKETLERFEGPTPSRSKELIGWPGIAEASAIAGGADHELLVEKERYEEAVTVAVGQ from the coding sequence GTGAGTACCGACGACACCACGACGACAGAAGAGTCGACCACGGCAGACGACACAACACAGACGGAGACCGTACCGGACGAGGAGCAGACGGAGCCAGACCGGGAACAGACGGCGGCGGACGACGACACCACGGAGTCGGAGAGTTCCGGCGGCCACTGTTCGACGGCGGACTCCGACGGCGAGGTCGCGGAGACGCTCGGGATCGTCGCCTTCGAGCGGAAGCTGGAGACTGCCCGCGAGGTCCGCGACGGACTCGCCGACGAGTACGAGACGATCGAGATCCTGGAGTACCACGGCGACGTGTTCGCCGAGTACTGGGGCGAGTTCGACTGTTTCCTCGGGTTGATGGCCTCGGGGATCGCGATGCGCAAGACCGCACCGCTGCTCGACGACAAGTGGGACGACCCCGCGGTCGTCGTCGCCGACGAGGAACTGACGTGGGGGATCCCGCTCACCGGGGGTCACCACGGCGCGAACCAAGTCGCCGACGACCTCGCCGGACTCGGTGCGGTGCCCGCCACGACGACCGCCTCCGAGGCGGCCGGCAAACAGGGCGTCGAGGAGCGCGCGAAGGCACTGGACGCGCACGTCGTCAACGGCGACTCGACGGTCGCGACGAACCTCGCCGTCCTCGACGACGAACTCGGCCCCGTCGCCCGACTCGACGGTCCGGCGGCGGTGATCGCGGACGAGGACGTGACCGTCCTGAAGCGCAACGATCCCGACGGCGTCGTGCTCGGGACGGGGAGCGTCGCCGGAGCGGACGCCGAGCAGTTCCACGCCGCGTGGGAGTCGGCGCTGGACGGGACCGGCTACACGCTCGACGACGTGTCGTTCGTCGCCACCGGGACCCGGAAGGAGGAGGAGCCGGGGCTGCTCGCGGCCGCGGGAGAGCTCGGAGTCGGCGTTGTCTCCTTCGAGAAGGAGACGCTCGAACGCTTCGAGGGACCGACCCCGTCCCGGTCGAAGGAGTTGATCGGGTGGCCCGGAATCGCCGAGGCGTCGGCCATCGCCGGCGGGGCCGACCACGAACTACTCGTCGAGAAGGAACGGTACGAGGAGGCCGTCACCGTGGCGGTGGGGCAGTGA
- a CDS encoding cobalt-precorrin-4/precorrin-4 C(11)-methyltransferase produces the protein MSDAETDPQAAIDAASERRERERDPRVHEHTAGDEQPGIPFVGAGPGDPRLLTVAGKELVESADLVVHAGSLVNSELLERYCADAETVSSIGKELEELIPLMRDAYRDGRDVVRLHSGDPSIYGAALEQMDALESEDVPTYIVPGVTAAFAASATLRTQLTLNGTADHVAFTRPQGKTLDPEDDHVSEFVAMGDVTTCLYLGTHAIPEVMERLLADGHDPETPVTVVYHASWPDEDVIDGTIATIGDRVTEAGYRASALVLIGEAPAGAGYDRSFLYDGWADRGPDDGEGADDSGGTSETETDDRSTDTETDT, from the coding sequence GTGAGCGACGCGGAGACGGACCCGCAGGCGGCCATCGACGCCGCGAGCGAGCGCCGCGAGCGGGAGCGCGACCCGCGCGTCCACGAGCACACGGCCGGCGACGAGCAGCCGGGGATCCCGTTCGTCGGCGCGGGACCCGGCGACCCACGACTGCTGACGGTCGCCGGGAAGGAACTCGTCGAGTCGGCTGACCTCGTCGTCCACGCCGGGTCGTTGGTCAACAGCGAGTTGTTGGAGCGGTACTGTGCGGACGCGGAGACGGTCTCCTCCATCGGGAAGGAGCTGGAGGAGCTGATCCCGCTGATGCGGGACGCCTACCGCGACGGACGCGACGTGGTGCGACTCCACTCCGGCGACCCGTCGATCTACGGCGCCGCACTCGAGCAGATGGACGCACTGGAGTCCGAGGACGTGCCGACGTACATCGTCCCCGGCGTGACGGCGGCGTTCGCCGCCAGCGCGACCCTGCGGACGCAGTTGACCCTCAACGGGACGGCCGATCACGTCGCGTTCACGAGACCACAGGGGAAGACGCTCGATCCCGAAGACGATCACGTCTCGGAGTTCGTCGCGATGGGCGACGTGACGACCTGTCTGTACCTCGGGACGCACGCGATCCCGGAGGTGATGGAGCGACTCCTCGCCGACGGACACGACCCCGAGACGCCGGTGACGGTGGTGTACCACGCCTCCTGGCCGGACGAGGACGTGATCGACGGGACGATCGCGACGATCGGCGACCGCGTGACGGAGGCGGGGTACCGCGCCTCGGCGCTGGTGCTGATCGGCGAGGCCCCGGCGGGCGCGGGGTACGACCGCTCGTTCCTCTACGACGGCTGGGCCGACCGCGGCCCGGACGACGGAGAGGGTGCGGACGACTCGGGTGGGACCAGTGAGACGGAGACAGACGACAGATCGACCGACACGGAGACAGACACGTGA
- a CDS encoding cobalt-factor II C(20)-methyltransferase translates to MTLYGVGLGPGAADLLTIRGREALESADVVYTPGRLSRRVATEHVPEDRLGDLDFPMTRDPEELRRAWREAAATVAPVAREGDAAFVTLGDPNVYSTFGHLRRTLAAFHPAVTLEVVPGVSSVTAFATALGVEVESGAGLALREADGGRSPTGPDRMILFKVTDAPATHEGLVEAGYEVTYGRRLFMNTDETVVTDDPTDVAERDYYTLAYAERGDLERDHPTDFASAEDGETDEGAVAADDGTGTRDDDAGTEDDDTALATDGGGAP, encoded by the coding sequence GTGACCCTGTACGGTGTCGGACTCGGTCCCGGAGCGGCGGACCTGCTCACGATCCGTGGGCGAGAGGCGCTGGAGTCCGCGGACGTGGTGTACACTCCCGGCCGTCTCTCCCGACGGGTGGCGACGGAACACGTCCCGGAGGACCGACTCGGAGACCTCGACTTCCCGATGACCCGGGACCCCGAGGAACTGCGGCGGGCGTGGCGCGAGGCGGCCGCGACGGTCGCACCGGTGGCTCGCGAGGGCGACGCCGCGTTCGTCACGCTCGGGGACCCGAACGTGTACTCCACGTTCGGCCACCTCCGGCGCACGCTGGCGGCGTTCCACCCGGCGGTGACACTCGAAGTCGTCCCCGGCGTCTCCAGCGTGACGGCGTTCGCGACGGCGTTGGGTGTCGAGGTGGAGTCCGGCGCGGGGCTCGCACTGCGAGAGGCCGACGGCGGCCGCTCCCCGACCGGTCCCGACCGGATGATCCTGTTCAAAGTCACCGACGCACCGGCGACACACGAGGGGCTCGTGGAGGCGGGCTACGAGGTGACCTACGGACGCCGGCTGTTCATGAACACCGACGAGACGGTCGTCACCGACGACCCGACCGACGTGGCCGAGCGGGACTACTACACGCTGGCGTACGCTGAACGGGGCGACCTGGAGCGCGACCACCCGACCGACTTCGCGTCGGCAGAAGACGGGGAGACGGACGAAGGTGCAGTCGCAGCGGACGACGGCACGGGTACGAGAGACGACGATGCGGGTACCGAGGACGACGACACGGCTCTCGCGACCGACGGCGGTGGTGCGCCGTGA
- a CDS encoding precorrin-6Y C5,15-methyltransferase (decarboxylating) subunit CbiT, with amino-acid sequence MSTIRLPRDAKAGPTKPEVRAVVRQKLALDDDEHVVEVGACTGAVTATVARDAGRVTALERVAEKLDATEANLAANDCRDAVELVAAEAPDGLPDDYDALFLGGTRNYEAVLDHAVATGVDRVVTNVSRLEVAGGVVDAYRERDLLEDVVQFQVSHGYELAGATSFDAENPVYTVVGSASDGSGSDTDTGTAGGEP; translated from the coding sequence GTGTCGACGATACGACTCCCACGAGACGCGAAGGCGGGGCCGACGAAACCCGAGGTGCGTGCCGTCGTCCGGCAGAAGTTGGCGCTGGACGACGACGAGCACGTCGTGGAGGTCGGTGCCTGCACCGGTGCGGTGACAGCGACGGTAGCGCGCGACGCGGGTCGCGTGACGGCGCTGGAACGAGTCGCGGAGAAGCTGGACGCGACCGAGGCGAACCTCGCGGCCAACGACTGTCGCGATGCGGTCGAGTTGGTCGCCGCCGAGGCACCGGACGGACTGCCAGACGACTACGACGCGCTGTTCCTCGGCGGGACGCGCAACTACGAGGCGGTGTTGGACCACGCCGTCGCGACCGGCGTCGACCGCGTGGTCACGAACGTCTCCCGGCTGGAGGTGGCCGGCGGCGTCGTGGACGCCTACCGGGAGCGGGACCTACTGGAGGACGTCGTCCAGTTCCAGGTGAGTCACGGCTACGAACTCGCCGGCGCCACCTCCTTCGACGCCGAGAATCCCGTGTACACCGTCGTCGGCAGTGCGAGCGACGGGTCGGGGAGTGACACCGACACCGGAACGGCGGGGGGCGAGCCGTGA
- a CDS encoding prolyl oligopeptidase family serine peptidase: MSTQIDSADELDPETLARLPSFVTPRISPDGSEVAFFHDRSGRMEVYVASTADASDPSTWTRLSDGNVPRNPRGALHYDTDGEEIFFHRDEDGDEQNDVYRLDRDGTATPVIETDGQSFLVDTASDGTLVYVSDHGEQLNLYAFDREAGESTRLTTFEQPVRPGPSTLSPDEERIAFACNESENLQNRDVYVAARDGSDRRRLDVGEDGAEASAVDWFPDGERLLVDDNSTDRSRVGVYDLDADTVEWLSDGTTEETADAVLPGGDAVLVTRTRRAAEVPVVYDLAGGESRELDVSEGVVSLAASPAESFLDETTVALQVTTGDSRSELVAYDLTSDETRTLLPADYGDVDPDVFVAPEYVRYESEDGTEIGALLYESPTAESPAPAVVKVHGGPSVQAQHSFDVYTQFLVSQGYTVLEPNYRGSTGRGREFKNAIDGDWGGMEQVDVRCGAEWLAAERDVDPDRRAVLGASYGGYSAYCQLTMHPEPWAAGVAWIGMTDLLQLYEDSMPHFKSALERYLGDPEENEALYRERSPITHVENVEAPIGILHGVNDPRCPISQARLFRDALEDRGWSAPEDFAYHELGEEGHGSADQDQKARAFELIAEFLDDRL, from the coding sequence ATGTCGACACAGATCGACTCCGCCGACGAGTTGGACCCCGAGACACTCGCCAGACTCCCGTCGTTCGTGACGCCGCGGATCTCGCCGGACGGGTCGGAAGTGGCGTTCTTCCACGACCGGAGCGGCCGGATGGAGGTGTACGTCGCGTCGACCGCCGACGCGTCGGACCCGTCGACGTGGACCCGCCTCTCCGACGGGAACGTCCCGCGGAACCCGCGTGGCGCGCTCCACTACGACACGGACGGCGAGGAGATCTTCTTCCACCGCGACGAGGACGGCGACGAGCAGAACGACGTGTACCGCCTGGACCGCGACGGCACTGCGACCCCCGTGATCGAGACAGACGGACAGTCGTTCCTCGTCGACACCGCGAGCGACGGGACGCTGGTGTACGTCTCCGACCACGGCGAGCAACTGAACCTCTACGCCTTCGACCGCGAGGCCGGCGAGTCGACGCGACTCACGACGTTCGAACAGCCCGTGCGACCCGGGCCGTCGACGCTGAGTCCCGACGAGGAGCGGATCGCGTTCGCGTGCAACGAGTCGGAGAATCTCCAGAATCGGGACGTGTACGTCGCGGCACGAGACGGCTCGGATCGTCGCCGTCTCGACGTGGGCGAGGACGGCGCCGAGGCGAGCGCGGTCGACTGGTTCCCGGACGGGGAGCGGCTGCTCGTCGACGACAACTCGACGGACCGCTCGCGAGTGGGCGTGTACGACCTCGACGCGGACACCGTCGAGTGGCTGAGCGACGGGACGACGGAGGAGACCGCCGACGCCGTCCTACCGGGCGGCGACGCGGTGTTGGTGACACGTACACGCCGCGCCGCCGAGGTGCCGGTGGTGTACGACCTCGCGGGCGGCGAGAGCCGCGAACTCGACGTATCGGAGGGTGTCGTCTCGCTGGCAGCGAGCCCGGCCGAGAGCTTCCTCGACGAGACGACCGTCGCTCTGCAGGTCACGACGGGAGACAGTCGGTCGGAACTCGTCGCATACGATCTGACGAGCGACGAGACGCGGACGCTGCTCCCCGCCGACTACGGCGACGTGGACCCGGACGTGTTCGTCGCCCCGGAGTACGTCCGCTACGAGTCGGAGGACGGCACCGAGATCGGTGCGCTGTTGTACGAGTCACCGACCGCCGAGTCGCCGGCACCGGCGGTCGTGAAGGTCCACGGTGGGCCGTCCGTGCAGGCGCAACACAGCTTCGACGTGTACACCCAGTTCCTCGTGAGTCAGGGGTACACGGTGTTGGAGCCGAACTACCGCGGCTCGACGGGACGGGGTCGCGAGTTCAAGAACGCCATCGACGGCGACTGGGGCGGGATGGAACAGGTCGACGTACGGTGTGGCGCGGAGTGGCTCGCCGCGGAACGGGATGTGGACCCGGACCGCCGTGCCGTGCTCGGGGCCTCCTACGGCGGGTACTCCGCGTACTGTCAGTTGACGATGCACCCGGAGCCGTGGGCCGCCGGCGTCGCGTGGATCGGGATGACGGACCTCCTGCAGTTGTACGAGGACTCGATGCCACACTTCAAGTCCGCGCTGGAGCGGTACCTGGGTGATCCCGAGGAGAACGAGGCGCTGTACCGCGAGCGATCCCCGATCACGCACGTCGAGAACGTCGAGGCGCCCATCGGGATCCTCCACGGCGTCAACGATCCGCGGTGTCCGATCTCGCAGGCGCGGCTGTTCCGCGACGCGCTCGAAGACCGCGGGTGGTCCGCGCCCGAGGACTTCGCGTACCACGAACTCGGCGAGGAGGGCCACGGCTCCGCCGACCAAGACCAGAAGGCGCGCGCCTTCGAGCTGATCGCCGAGTTCCTCGACGACCGGCTCTGA
- a CDS encoding ATP-binding protein → MLSPLDTPTGSVYVAVFFLTGVACLVSIPRARTVVDEEVRYGLVGLLGLTGLWSLFKTSYLLVPTTFKPATYILGLILGFGAVWAWLYFASAYTGRTLHRRRTPRRLAGGIFLFITAVKLTNPIHQLYFTTVETTTPFRHLAIRHGVIHWASTGLSYVLAGVGLFMIFEMYVESGYDTGPLNALTALLALPVTIDIVAVTTPYLLELIYAPLGVAVFAIGVLFAFGEQFLAARTEAQGDAATIVLSDEGQIRAYSAAAEDIFPELEGSTGAYLEDVVTEIEDISETDDNQIIERDADDDPRYYLASPRAMRLGGTTARIVSLTDITESERQRRDLIRRERELDERNELLRAIVSASFAFVFRVDTEGKFSFVSKSTEAYTGYTPEELVGEPISVVISDKETVQKAYGDFYDAIQNGESVQSREVPIETRAGKTLYVDVRAEPIYDPEVDPDERTPEDVVEVQAMAQDVGERRNRKNLINVINRVLRHNVRNKLTVINGYAEVLAEDLDDEDAVKAERILDAGDRLLDLSESARRIESNRGLSPELEPLDVTAMIRDLVTQLEDDNPEVSTTVDLPESTFAKTKPRIETALWELLENVAKHTGPEPTMKVTVSSTDEEAVIRISDDGSGLPDAEQRVLTTGEEEPLVHGQGLGLFLTHWIITNVNGAISAEVTDRGTTVEVRLPVSSMRGDSDESRE, encoded by the coding sequence ATGCTGTCTCCTCTGGATACCCCCACTGGTAGCGTCTACGTCGCCGTTTTCTTTCTCACGGGAGTCGCCTGTCTAGTCTCCATACCTCGAGCTCGGACAGTTGTCGATGAGGAGGTGCGGTACGGACTCGTCGGACTACTCGGCCTGACTGGCCTCTGGTCTCTGTTCAAAACCTCATACCTGCTGGTGCCAACCACGTTCAAGCCGGCTACCTACATCCTGGGCCTCATCCTCGGATTCGGTGCCGTTTGGGCGTGGCTGTACTTTGCCTCTGCGTACACCGGACGGACCTTACACAGGCGACGGACACCACGTCGTCTCGCAGGGGGGATCTTTCTATTTATTACGGCAGTGAAACTGACGAACCCGATCCACCAGCTTTACTTCACTACTGTCGAGACAACGACGCCGTTCCGCCACCTCGCGATCCGCCACGGGGTCATCCACTGGGCTTCGACCGGCCTCTCGTACGTTCTCGCAGGTGTCGGTCTGTTCATGATCTTCGAAATGTACGTCGAGTCGGGGTACGATACTGGTCCGCTCAACGCGTTGACAGCGTTGCTCGCACTGCCAGTGACGATCGACATCGTCGCCGTCACGACGCCGTATCTTCTGGAGCTCATATACGCTCCGTTGGGGGTCGCAGTCTTCGCGATCGGTGTGCTGTTCGCCTTCGGCGAACAGTTTCTCGCGGCACGAACCGAGGCACAGGGCGATGCAGCGACGATAGTGCTCAGTGACGAAGGGCAGATTCGAGCGTACTCCGCTGCAGCCGAAGACATCTTTCCAGAACTCGAGGGGTCGACCGGAGCGTATCTCGAAGACGTGGTTACGGAGATTGAGGACATCAGCGAGACGGACGACAACCAGATAATTGAACGAGATGCCGACGACGACCCACGCTACTATCTCGCTTCCCCGCGGGCGATGAGACTCGGCGGCACGACGGCGAGAATCGTCTCACTGACCGATATCACGGAGTCTGAACGCCAACGGCGTGATCTGATCCGAAGAGAGCGTGAACTCGACGAGCGCAACGAACTACTCCGGGCCATTGTGTCCGCGAGTTTCGCGTTCGTCTTCCGAGTCGACACCGAGGGCAAGTTTAGTTTCGTATCGAAATCCACCGAAGCGTACACTGGGTACACCCCAGAAGAACTCGTCGGAGAGCCAATCTCGGTTGTGATTTCGGACAAAGAGACTGTGCAGAAGGCGTACGGGGATTTCTACGACGCAATCCAGAATGGAGAGTCTGTTCAGAGCCGGGAGGTGCCTATCGAGACACGGGCGGGCAAGACGCTGTACGTAGATGTCCGGGCAGAACCAATCTACGACCCTGAGGTCGACCCGGACGAGCGAACTCCCGAAGATGTTGTCGAAGTACAGGCGATGGCTCAGGATGTAGGCGAACGGCGCAATCGTAAGAACCTGATCAACGTCATCAACCGTGTTCTTCGTCACAACGTTCGTAACAAGCTCACAGTCATCAATGGGTACGCGGAAGTGCTGGCCGAGGACCTCGACGACGAGGATGCGGTCAAGGCAGAACGTATTCTCGATGCCGGAGACAGGTTGCTCGACCTCAGTGAATCCGCTCGGCGGATCGAGTCGAACCGAGGCCTGTCGCCGGAGTTGGAGCCGTTGGATGTCACCGCGATGATTCGTGACCTCGTGACGCAGCTCGAAGACGACAACCCCGAAGTTTCGACCACAGTGGATCTCCCCGAATCCACTTTCGCGAAAACCAAGCCACGTATCGAGACGGCACTGTGGGAGTTGTTGGAGAACGTTGCCAAGCACACTGGCCCAGAGCCAACGATGAAGGTCACAGTATCGTCGACCGACGAGGAGGCCGTCATCCGAATCTCAGACGACGGATCAGGTCTACCAGATGCGGAACAACGGGTCCTCACCACGGGTGAAGAAGAACCATTGGTCCACGGCCAGGGACTCGGACTGTTCCTGACACACTGGATCATCACGAATGTAAACGGTGCTATCTCGGCGGAAGTGACCGACCGGGGGACGACCGTCGAGGTTCGGCTTCCAGTCTCGTCGATGAGAGGGGACAGTGACGAATCTCGAGAGTAG